The DNA region GGATTTCGATCAGCAGATGCGGATGCGGCAGCTGATGCACGGCGACCGTGGTGCGGGCAGGGCCCGTTTCGTCGAAGTACTCGCCGTAGATCTCGTTGTAGCCGCCGAAATCGTTCATCGAAACCAGGAACGTGGTGATCTGCGTGATGTCGGCGAGATCGGCGCCGACCTCGTGCAGGATGCCGCGGATGTTCTCGATCACCGCGCGGGTCTGCGCCCGGATG from Amycolatopsis sp. EV170708-02-1 includes:
- a CDS encoding RidA family protein, coding for MNGRVIAGLAKPRGRFPHVKVAGDLVFVSGTSSRRPDNTFEGVEVDELGTTNLDIRAQTRAVIENIRGILHEVGADLADITQITTFLVSMNDFGGYNEIYGEYFDETGPARTTVAVHQLPHPHLLIEIQAIAQLPKDTEVPR